The Dunckerocampus dactyliophorus isolate RoL2022-P2 chromosome 1, RoL_Ddac_1.1, whole genome shotgun sequence genome has a segment encoding these proteins:
- the LOC129193066 gene encoding probable glutamate receptor, which translates to MKVCVAFVLSVAALNRWALAAGPKELSITTIKQDPYTMTKGSGGELEGYCIDLISELSQKLGFSYKLQLVKDSRYGSMDSSGNWNGMIGEVIRGDADLAVAPLTLTAIREQYVDMTTPFMQTGIGFILHKDVAGDENAFSLLAPFSTEMWVGILIAFLLTGLCMFLMGRISPAEWAKPDTEEHRFTLLHSYWYITGALTLQGAGPHPKAVSGKVVSAIWWVFVVVLLACYFGNFHSMTHFNNKHVSIKTFEDLANQDVLEYGTVDGGSTTLFFKNSNNAVYRRIYQHMERKKSYVANMEEGVRRTQEGNFAFIGEAVSLDLAVARYCTLTRSQEVIAMRAYSIAARQGFPMVRNLSMAILQLSESGELTYLRNKWWASSCVGADGAPDSETLHPHDLRGLFLLLGLGLGVGLLLALLELLAKARSQAIEEKKSCCSVLTSELNQRLGSGGEVAEQDTTDKSKA; encoded by the exons ATGAAAGTCTGCGTAGCTTTTGTCTTGAGTGTGGCGGCCCTTAATAGATGGGCGTTGGCTGCAG GCCCGAAAGAGTTATCCATCACCACCATAAAG CAAGACCCGTACACGATGACCAAAGGCTCTGGAGGGGAGCTGGAAGGCTACTGCATTGACCTGATCTCCGAGCTCAGCCAGAAACTTGGCTTCAGTTACAAACTGCAGCTGGTGAAGGACAGCCGCTATGGATCCATGGACTCCAGCGGTAACTGGAATGGAATGATCGGTGAAGTCATCAGAGGG GATGCCGACCTGGCTGTAGCCCCACTGACACTCACCGCCATCCGAGAGCAGTATGTGGACATGACCACCCCCTTCATGCAAACAGGAATAGGTTTCATTCTCCACAAAGACGTGGCAGGCGATGAGAACGCTTTCAGCCTCCTGGCTCCCTTCTCCACTGAGATGTGGGTGGGCATCCTCATTGCGTTCCTGCTAACTGGTCTCTGCATGTTCCTGATGGGCAG GATCAGTCCGGCTGAATGGGCCAAGCCTGACACGGAGGAGCACAGATTTACTTTATTGCACAGCTACTGGTACATTACGGGGGCTCTCACCCTGCAAG GTGCCGGTCCTCATCCGAAAGCTGTTTCTGGAAAAGTGGTGAGCGCCATCTGGTGGGTGTTTGTTGTAGTACTGCTCGCCTGCTACTTCGGCAACTTCCACTCCATGACGCACTTCAACAACAAACACGTCTCCATCAAGACCTTTGAGGACCTCGCCAACCAGGATGTCCTTGAATATGGCACAGTGGACGGCGGCTCCACCACGCTTTTCTTTAAG AATTCCAACAATGCTGTCTACAGGCGCATCTATCAGCACATGGAGCGTAAGAAGAGCTACGTGGCAAACATGGAGGAAGGCGTTCGCCGCACTCAGGAGGGAAACTTTGCCTTCATCGGTGAGGCCGTGTCCTTGGATCTGGCTGTGGCTCGCTACTGTACACTGACCCGCTCACAGGAAGTCATCGCCATGAGAGCCTATAGCATCGCTGCACGTCAGG GTTTCCCCATGGTAAGAAACCTCAGCATGGCCATTCTTCAGCTGAGCGAATCTGGCGAACTCACTTATCTGCGGAACAAGTGGTGGGCCAGCAGCTGTGTGGGAGCCGATGGCGCCCCCGACTCGGAAACCCTCCATCCTCATGACCTGCGGggtctcttcctcctccttggcCTTGGCCTGGGTGTTGGCCTCCTCCTTGCTCTGCTTGAACTCCTAGCCAAGGCTCGCAGCCAGGCCATTGAAGAGAAG AAATCCTGCTGCTCAGTGTTGACATCAGAGCTGAATCAGCGCCTTGGCAGTGGAGGAGAGGTCGCAGAGCAAGACACAACAGACAAAAGCAAAGCCTAA